The Actinomyces sp. oral taxon 414 genome has a segment encoding these proteins:
- a CDS encoding GNAT family N-acetyltransferase has translation MSVNYCSDRPSTAQLEALYSGVGWSLYLAPGLLDACLDGSLWFETAWAPSDAESSSGEEPPEGPDGRLGAGPAVEQGEGSGMSPGGGSGAGPVGGRRLVGLVRVVGDGASIAYVQDLLVHPDWQRRGIGARLLRDAMERFARVRQFLLLADDAPAPRAFYEAMGLGPVGEGHCVAYMRRGGRLTAGALRPAAPRR, from the coding sequence ATGAGTGTGAATTACTGCTCCGACCGGCCCTCGACCGCCCAATTGGAGGCGCTGTACTCCGGCGTCGGGTGGAGCCTCTACCTGGCGCCGGGCCTGCTGGACGCCTGCCTCGACGGCTCCCTGTGGTTCGAGACGGCGTGGGCGCCGTCGGACGCGGAGTCGAGTTCGGGCGAGGAGCCGCCGGAGGGGCCGGACGGGCGGCTGGGCGCGGGCCCGGCCGTGGAGCAGGGCGAGGGATCGGGCATGAGCCCGGGGGGAGGGTCGGGCGCAGGGCCGGTCGGGGGGCGACGGCTCGTCGGCCTCGTGCGGGTCGTCGGCGACGGCGCCTCCATCGCCTACGTCCAGGATCTGCTCGTCCACCCCGACTGGCAGCGCCGCGGCATCGGCGCCCGCCTGCTGCGCGACGCCATGGAGCGCTTCGCCCGCGTGCGCCAGTTCCTCCTGCTCGCCGACGACGCCCCCGCCCCGCGCGCCTTCTACGAGGCGATGGGCCTGGGCCCCGTGGGCGAGGGTCACTGCGTCGCCTACATGCGGCGCGGCGGGCGCCTGACGGCCGGGGCGCTCAGGCCCGCCGCACCGCGGCGTTGA